From the Neobacillus sp. PS3-34 genome, the window AATTAGATGGGATACAACCCCAATAACTGTTTTTAGAACGGAAATACCAAATGCTTTATAAATTGCCGGGTTGCTTAAAACTACTTGATAGTTAGCCAACGAGAATTTTCTCGGCAAAAATAGATCCCTCCTTTCAGCGAGTCCGTACCATCGTTGAATGACAATGAAACTATATTCATAATTGGGAGTAAAATCAATAAACTAAAAAAAGCAATAAAAATGATGTTGCAAACATTAAAGACTTTCTCACCTTTTATCAACTTTATCTCACCTGCCTTAAAAAATGGTTGTGTCGTTAAACTTCCTTGTTAAGAAGTTAGCAATAAGTAACATTATAATAGAAACAATTGATCCCAAAATTCCTACCGCTGTCGCGTATGAGAAATCTCCTTGTTTCATAGCCATAAAATACACAAATGAATCAATTACTTGGCTGTTTGTCAAGTTAGACGGATTTTGCAAAACCAATGCTTGGTCCAAATTGGAGCCAATAAGCGAACTGATTCGAAGAACGAACATTAAAGTAACGATACCTCTAATACCTGGAAGTGTAATGTGCCAGATTTGTCTAAACTTAGAGGCGCCATCTACCTTAGCAGCTTCGTATAATGCAGGGTCAATACCTGACATCGCAGCAAGATATAAAATCGTGCCCCAACCTACTTCTTTCCAAATATCAGAGAAGGCCGCAAGCCACCAATAGAGTCCAGGGATCGCAAGAAACTGAATTGGGTGCTTGATTAGATGAAGGCTCATTAAAAAGCTATTTACAAATCCAGAACTGCTTAGCCATGTAATCAACATTCCACCAAGAATAACCCAAGACATGAAATGTGGAAGATAGGAAATTGTTTGTGTCGTTTTTTTGAATCTTCCCATTCTTAACTCGTTAATAAGAATCGCCAGTATAATTTCTAATGGGAATCCTATGATTAACTTCATGATACTAATACCTAGCGTATTACCTAGCGAATGAAAGAAAGCCGGATCTGTTAAAAAAGCTTTGAAATTATCCAGACCTACAAACGGCGAATCAATAAATCCGTCAATCGGCGAGTAATCTTGGAAAGCAACGATCAATCCAAACAATGGAATAATATTGAAAATGATCAATAAAATGATTGCTGGCCATATCATTGTTTGCAATTGCCATTGGCCCATAAATTTCTTTCTTTTACTTAATCCATTCTGGCTTTTTCTCGGAATGACGATTTTATATGTTTCTTCAGCCGGCTTTAACATACTGTGCACCTCTTCCTTTCACCTATTACATAAAAAGTGATCTGCCATTTACCACACTCTGTCTCTACCAATCTATTTTGTACAAAAGTTGAGGCATACATGTCCAATTGCTGTTTCCATATCATTTTGGTTATTTTTTTACGGATTAAAACGTCCAAATTTTCAAGATTTTAATTCCAATAAAAGCGTTTTCATTTGAATGAACGGTCTCGCTCATAAATTACATTATTGATCAATATTCACGTCGAAATATTCTGTTATCTCTTCATTTATATTTTAGTTGTAAACGGATACAGTGT encodes:
- a CDS encoding ABC transporter permease subunit is translated as MLKPAEETYKIVIPRKSQNGLSKRKKFMGQWQLQTMIWPAIILLIIFNIIPLFGLIVAFQDYSPIDGFIDSPFVGLDNFKAFLTDPAFFHSLGNTLGISIMKLIIGFPLEIILAILINELRMGRFKKTTQTISYLPHFMSWVILGGMLITWLSSSGFVNSFLMSLHLIKHPIQFLAIPGLYWWLAAFSDIWKEVGWGTILYLAAMSGIDPALYEAAKVDGASKFRQIWHITLPGIRGIVTLMFVLRISSLIGSNLDQALVLQNPSNLTNSQVIDSFVYFMAMKQGDFSYATAVGILGSIVSIIMLLIANFLTRKFNDTTIF